The proteins below come from a single Myripristis murdjan chromosome 10, fMyrMur1.1, whole genome shotgun sequence genomic window:
- the gpc2 gene encoding glypican-2 isoform X2: MEETLALQSERDFLKGIEDTSQFLLTTFTQRHRKFDEFFRELIDLSEKSMNQMFTKTYGWLFTQNAHVFQELFVELRRYYSGGSVSLTEVLSEFWSRLVERVFSLVNPQYQFSEDYLECVSKHAEQLQPFGDVPRKLRVQVSRAFIAARALAQGLATGRDIVNKASKLTPGSECVRALMRQWYCPLCRGMPSLRPCHSLCLNVIKGCLANQADLDTEWNNFIDALYQVSEKLEGPFNMELAADSISVKVSEAIMHMQENSVSISTKVFQGCGSPRPVPARSKRSPKEPGGNRRPFRTYSPEEKPTTAAGTNLDRLVTELKERLRPMRGFWVSLPHTICNDERMAADVTNEDRCWNGQTRGRYLPDVTGDGLVSQINNPEVEVDIARPDVRTRQLIMELRVATNKLRHAQTGQDPDFMDSEEGSGSGGGDRGERYSDDWPGYGPYSPPHNKPPRNPASSPGKPPRVRERNGSKWNRNNGHGRVKSATSGPAFASPPLLSLSVMVTVATMWR; this comes from the exons ATGGAGGAGACACTGGCTCTGCAGAGCGAAAGGGACTTTCTTAAGGGAATTGAAGACACCAGCCAGTTCTTGTTGACCACCTTTACCCAGAGACACCGCAAGTTTGACG AGTTCTTCAGGGAGCTCATCGACCTGTCAGAGAAATCTATGAACCAGATGTTTACAAAGACTTACGGCTGGCTCTTCACCCAGAACGCACACGTCTTCCAGGAACTTTTTGTGGAGCTTCGCAGATATTATTCTG GGGGCAGTGTGAGTCTAACAGAGGTTCTCTCAGAGTTCTGGTCTCGACTGGTGGAGCGGGTCTTCTCTCTGGTCAACCCTCAGTACCAGTTTAGTGAAGACTACCTGGAGTGTGTGAGCAAACATGCTGAACAGCTGCAGCCGTTTGGAGATGTGCCCCGCAAACTGCGCGTACAA GTGTCCAGGGCGTTCATTGCAGCCAGAGCACTGGCTCAGGGCTTGGCCACTGGTCGGGATATTGTCAACAAAGCATCAAAG TTGACTCCAGGTTCAGAGTGTGTGCGAGCCCTGATGCGTCAGTGGTACTGCCCTCTGTGTCGAGGCATGCCCTCCCTGCGCCCCTGCCACTCCCTCTGCCTTAACGTGATAAAGGGCTGCCTAGCCAATCAGGCCGACCTGGACACCGAATGGAACAACTTCATCG ATGCTTTGTACCAGGTATCAGAGAAGTTGGAGGGGCCATTCAACATGGAGCTTGCAGCTGACTCCATCTCTGTCAAAGTATCGGAGGCCATCATGCACATGCAGGAAAACAGTGTCAGCATCTCCACTAAG GTGTTCCAAGGCTGTGGGAGCCCCAGGCCAGTGCCGGCACGGTCTAAACGCTCACCCAAAGAACCCGGGGGCAACAGGAGGCCGTTCCGCACCTACAGCCCTGAGGAGAAACCAACCACAGCTGCAGGGACCAACCTGGATCGACTG GTTACTGAGCTAAAGGAACGACTGCGGCCCATGCGGGGCTTCTGGGTGTCCCTCCCACACACCATCTGCAATGATGAGAGGATGGCTGCCGACGTCACTAATGAAGACCGCTGCTGGAACGGGCAGACCCGGGGGAG GTACCTCCCGGATGTGACAGGCGATGGGCTGGTCAGCCAGATCAACAACCCTGAGGTGGAGGTGGACATTGCCAGGCCAGACGTGAGGACCAGGCAGCTGATCATGGAGCTGCGGGTGGCCACCAACAAACTGAGACACGCTCAGACCGGACAGGACCCGGACTTCATGGACA gTGAGGAGGGCAGTGGCTCAGGGGGTGGAGATCGAGGTGAGAGGTACAGTGATGACTGGCCAGGCTACGGGCCGTATTCCCCGCCTCACAACAAGCCTCCTCGTAACCCCGCCTCCAGCCCTGGGAAGCCTCCTCGCGTCCGAGAAAGAAACGGCTCCAAGTGGAACAGGAACAACGGCCATGGACGAGTAAAATCTGCCACCAGTGGGCCTGCATTCGCCTCGCCCCCCttgttgtctttgtctgtcaTGGTCACTGTCGCCACCATGTGGAGATAG